In Labrus bergylta chromosome 1, fLabBer1.1, whole genome shotgun sequence, one genomic interval encodes:
- the ero1b gene encoding ERO1-like protein beta isoform X3 gives MLRGICFFLSFLVLRGLLHSELTGVLDDCFCDVESIDVFNNFKIYPRIKRLTEKDYFRYYRVNLKRPCPFWPDDAQCAIKDCHVEPCPESKIPVGIKSGNYNKYTQAANTMPDMTDCEQAKELGAINSTLSNQTKKAFADWARHDDAQDHFCELDDETSPDAEYVDLLLNPERFTGYKGPSAWRVWNSIYEENCFKPRSVYRPLNPLAPSRGDDDAGEGFYNWLEGLCLEKRVFYRLISGLHSSINLHLCAEYLLDEGWGRSVWGPNVQEFRQRFDTAETKGEGTRRLKNLYFLYLIELRALYKVAPYFERAFVNLYTGNVQEDSATKELLLQIFNEIRAFPMHFDEKSMFAGHKTEAKILKEEFRLHFKNISRIMDCVGCSKCRLWGKMQTQGLGTALKILFSEKEIQNLPEHSPSKGFQLTRPEIVALVNGFARLSTSIHQLHNFRLLLKENR, from the exons ATGCTGAGAGGGATTTGCTTCTTCCTGTCTTTCCTGGTGCTTCGGGGACTGCTGCACTCAGAG ctgaCCGGAGTCCTGGACGACTGCTTCTGTGACGTGGAGAGCATCGACGTCTTCAACAACTTCAAGATTTACCCTCGAATCAAGAGGCTGACAGAGAAGGACTACTTCAGATACTACAGA GTGAATTTAAAGCGACCGTGTCCCTTCTGGCCGGATGACGCACAGTGTGCCATCAAAGACTGCCATGTGGAGCCCTGTCCAGAG agtAAGATCCCAGTGGGCATCAAGTCTGGAAACTACAACAAG tACACCCAGGCGGCGAACACGATGCCGGACATGACGGACTGTGAACAGGCCAAAGAGCTGGGCGCCATCAACAGCACCCTGAG cAACCAGACTAAAAAGGCGTTTGCTGACTGGGCGAGACACGACGATGCTCAGGACCATTTCTGTGAGCTGGATG atGAAACCTCTCCAGATGCCGAGTACGTGGATCTGCTGCTGAATCCGGAGCGCTTCACCGGGTACAAGGGTCCTTCAGCCTGGAGGGTCTGGAACAGCATCTACGAGGAGAACTGCTTcaa GCCCAGATCGGTGTACAGACCTCTGAACCCTCTGGCTCCCAGCAGAG GAGACGACGACG CAGGAGAGGGTTTCTACAACTGGCTGGAAG GTCTGTGTTTGGAGAAGAGAGTTTTCTACAGACTCATCTCAGGCCTCCACAGCAGCATCAACCTCCACCTGTGTGCCGAGTACCTGCTGGACG AGGGTTGGGGCCGCTCCGTCTGGGGTCCGAACGTTCAGGAGTTCCGGCAGCGTTTCGACACGGCGGAGACGAAGGGCGAGGGCACGCGGAGGCTGAAGAACCTGTACTTCCTGTACCTGATCGAGCTGCGGGCGCTCTACAAGGTGGCGCCGTACTTCGAGCGGGCCTTCGTCAACCTGTACACGGGGAACGTGCAGGAGGACTCGGCCACcaaggagctgctgctgcagatcTTCAACGAGATCAG AGCGTTCCCGATGCACTTTGACGAGAAGTCGATGTTCGCCGGACACAAGACGGAagcaaaaatattaaaa GAGGAATTCCGTCtccattttaaaaacatctccAGGATCATGGACTGCGTCGGCTGCAGTAAATGTCGCCTGTGGGGGAAAATGCAG ACTCAGGGTCTGGGTACGGCCCTGAAGATCCTGTTCTCTGAGAAGGAGATCCAGAACCTCCCAGAGCACAGCCCCTCCAAAGGTTTCCAGCTGACCCGGCCGGAGATCGTCGCCTTAGTAAACGGCTTCGCCCG GTTGTCCACCAGCATACATCAGCTGCACAACTTCCgcctgctgctgaaggagaatAGGTAA